A region from the Lentimonas sp. CC4 genome encodes:
- a CDS encoding alpha-amylase family glycosyl hydrolase encodes MGDFHQHGQITTLHQLNKRPLEKLEADLMEFKKRRPMGLVLPSLYSELQGPALSSIVDQIAQVPYLDQVVVGLDRANQEEYQHALEFFSRLPQQPEVLWNDGPRLRKIDALLKEKGLAPKEMGKGRNVWYMFGYVLAAGKAEAVALHDCDITTYDREMLARLIYPVANPSFSYKFCKGFYARVAGNSMNGRVCRLLVTPLLRALRKVCGPNDYLEYLDSFRYPLAGEFSMQRDVIEDIRIPSDWGLEMGVLSEMQRNYATNQICQVDIADTYDHKHQDLSLEDRSRGLSKMSCDITKSLYRKMATQGEVFSAERIRTIKAAYYRIALDLVESYHNDAQINGLSYDRHTEGSAVEVFAENIMQAGVDFLNPENSMDVPFMPSWKRVISAVPDILDQLVQAVEDDRQEFGQGAVLNPALHPKAQRVRQRVALHVEEIYGAEDTESITDKLFEAANMSEQSSAIAAGTSKWDQSDVMMITYGDSILQEGKAPLQSLHHFLRRELKNTISGVHILPFNPYSSDDGFSVIDYLAVNKELGHWGDIEAIGKDFNLMADLVINHCSSESLWFKNFLEDREPGRGYFVEGDNYPDITKVIRPRSSPLLTSVKTVKGKKEVWCTFSPDQVDLDFSNPEVLLEIVRVIREYVNRGIRFFRLDAIAFLWKKSGTSCVHLPQTHELIKLLRLVIENLEPTAVVITETNVPNRENLSYFGNDNEAHLIYNFSLPPLLVHALLSGNSKHLKVWMMSMPPARRGRAYLNFIASHDGIGLRPAEGLLSETELDGLVDVLRDSGGEISMRQAPGGGLKPYEANISLYSAMARTIGGEADGLQMARFLCAHTVMLALEGLPAVYIHSMLGTENDRAGVALTGRARSINRHRWDAERLQETLVDTQAHNGAVFAEMKRLIQIRRDQEAFHPNATQYTLHFGNQIFAFWRESLNRDQSIFALHNMSDQPQTIPLVELNLIATELWTDLLSGTSYDDLEGTIELPPYGCVWISNRS; translated from the coding sequence ATGGGTGACTTTCATCAACACGGACAAATTACAACATTGCATCAGCTGAACAAGCGACCTCTTGAAAAGCTGGAGGCTGATCTAATGGAGTTTAAAAAGCGCCGCCCAATGGGGCTGGTGTTGCCATCGCTTTATTCGGAGCTGCAGGGGCCTGCGCTCTCCTCGATTGTTGATCAAATTGCGCAGGTTCCATATTTGGATCAAGTCGTGGTTGGCTTGGATCGTGCAAATCAAGAGGAGTATCAGCATGCGCTGGAGTTTTTTAGTCGCTTGCCGCAGCAGCCAGAGGTTCTTTGGAATGATGGGCCGCGCTTGCGCAAGATCGATGCATTGCTGAAGGAAAAAGGTTTGGCGCCTAAGGAAATGGGTAAAGGGCGTAACGTTTGGTATATGTTCGGCTACGTTTTAGCGGCGGGGAAGGCGGAGGCGGTTGCGCTGCATGACTGCGATATTACGACGTATGATCGCGAAATGCTGGCGCGCTTGATCTATCCTGTGGCTAATCCAAGCTTCAGTTATAAGTTCTGTAAGGGGTTCTATGCACGAGTTGCAGGGAATTCGATGAATGGCCGTGTGTGTCGTTTGTTGGTGACTCCTCTGTTGCGTGCGCTGCGTAAGGTTTGTGGACCGAATGATTATTTAGAGTATTTGGATAGTTTTCGTTATCCGCTAGCTGGTGAATTCTCGATGCAGCGCGATGTGATTGAGGATATTCGTATTCCATCGGATTGGGGCCTTGAAATGGGTGTGCTGTCTGAAATGCAGCGTAACTATGCGACGAACCAGATCTGCCAGGTAGATATTGCAGATACCTATGATCATAAGCATCAGGATCTGTCTTTGGAGGATCGTTCTCGTGGGTTGTCAAAAATGAGCTGTGATATTACCAAGTCTCTGTATCGCAAGATGGCGACGCAGGGTGAGGTGTTCTCTGCTGAGCGTATTCGCACGATTAAGGCTGCGTATTACCGTATCGCATTGGACTTGGTGGAGAGCTATCATAATGATGCTCAGATTAATGGTTTGAGTTATGATCGCCACACTGAGGGGTCAGCGGTTGAAGTGTTTGCTGAAAATATCATGCAAGCAGGGGTGGACTTTTTAAATCCTGAGAATTCGATGGATGTGCCGTTTATGCCTAGTTGGAAACGTGTCATTTCTGCTGTGCCAGATATTCTCGATCAGCTTGTGCAGGCAGTGGAGGATGATCGTCAGGAGTTTGGCCAAGGTGCGGTGCTGAATCCAGCGTTGCACCCGAAGGCGCAGCGTGTGCGTCAGCGCGTAGCGCTGCACGTAGAGGAGATCTATGGCGCAGAGGACACAGAGTCGATTACGGACAAGTTATTTGAAGCGGCGAATATGTCCGAGCAATCTTCGGCGATTGCTGCGGGCACGAGTAAGTGGGATCAGTCAGATGTGATGATGATCACATATGGTGATTCTATTCTTCAGGAGGGTAAAGCGCCCTTGCAGAGCTTGCATCATTTCTTACGACGTGAGCTGAAAAATACGATCAGCGGGGTGCATATTCTTCCGTTCAATCCGTATAGTTCGGACGATGGCTTTTCGGTGATCGACTACCTCGCTGTGAATAAAGAGTTGGGGCACTGGGGCGATATTGAAGCAATTGGGAAAGACTTTAATTTGATGGCTGATCTGGTGATCAATCATTGTTCCAGTGAGTCACTGTGGTTTAAGAATTTCCTAGAAGATCGTGAGCCAGGTCGAGGATACTTCGTCGAAGGCGATAACTATCCCGATATTACTAAAGTGATTCGGCCGCGCAGTTCACCGTTGTTGACTTCGGTGAAAACGGTGAAGGGCAAGAAAGAAGTATGGTGCACGTTTAGCCCAGATCAGGTTGATTTAGATTTTAGTAACCCTGAGGTGTTGCTAGAGATTGTTCGTGTGATTCGTGAATATGTGAATCGTGGTATTCGGTTTTTCCGCTTAGATGCGATTGCATTTTTATGGAAGAAGTCGGGCACTAGTTGCGTGCATTTACCGCAGACGCATGAGCTGATTAAATTACTGCGTTTGGTGATTGAGAATTTGGAACCTACGGCTGTGGTCATTACTGAGACGAATGTGCCCAATCGTGAGAACTTGAGTTACTTTGGTAACGATAATGAGGCGCATTTAATTTACAACTTCTCGTTGCCGCCGCTGTTGGTGCACGCCTTGTTGAGCGGTAATAGTAAGCATTTAAAAGTGTGGATGATGTCGATGCCTCCAGCGCGTCGTGGTCGAGCCTATTTGAACTTTATCGCATCGCATGATGGTATTGGTCTGCGGCCTGCAGAAGGGTTGTTGAGTGAAACCGAGTTAGATGGCTTGGTTGATGTGTTGCGTGATTCCGGTGGTGAAATATCGATGCGTCAGGCGCCGGGCGGAGGCCTGAAGCCGTATGAAGCGAATATCTCGTTGTATAGTGCGATGGCGCGCACGATTGGTGGTGAGGCTGACGGCTTGCAAATGGCTCGCTTCCTCTGTGCTCACACCGTGATGCTTGCGCTCGAAGGATTGCCTGCCGTGTATATTCACAGTATGCTTGGCACTGAAAATGATCGTGCTGGCGTGGCTCTAACGGGGCGTGCGCGTAGTATTAATCGCCATCGTTGGGACGCGGAGCGGTTGCAGGAGACTTTGGTAGATACACAGGCACATAATGGAGCTGTGTTTGCCGAGATGAAGCGTTTGATTCAGATTCGCCGTGACCAAGAAGCATTTCATCCGAATGCGACGCAATATACGCTCCACTTTGGTAATCAGATCTTTGCGTTCTGGCGTGAGAGTTTGAATCGTGATCAGAGTATCTTTGCTTTGCACAATATGTCGGATCAGCCGCAGACGATTCCATTGGTTGAGTTGAATTTGATCGCGACCGAGTTATGGACTGATTTGCTCAGTGGCACATCCTATGATGATTTAGAGGGCACTATTGAGTTGCCGCCTTACGGTTGCGTATGGATCAGTAACCGCAGCTAA
- a CDS encoding HAD-IIB family hydrolase has translation MCAKKMMVVTDLDGSLLDDHYSWAAAAPALKRLRALKVPLVLNSSKTLSEMRELANSLGTMAPLVAENGGLLVVHEDAGLLNKDDALVRSGRYLIEVNGLSRDEILAQAHALREKFEYQFSGFADWSAEQVCEHTGLELGMAERSLERHATEPILWRDTSERLVEFTEALAKEDIRILRGGRFLHLMGMADKADGMNAALNLYKKQKPNTEWLVVAVGDSANDLAMLEAADIAVVIPHEDGPHIQPKAARVIYATAPSAVGWNEAILTIIKEAVR, from the coding sequence ATGTGTGCTAAAAAAATGATGGTAGTGACGGACTTGGATGGTTCGTTACTAGATGACCACTATTCTTGGGCGGCTGCTGCGCCAGCTTTGAAGCGCTTGAGGGCCTTGAAGGTGCCGCTGGTGCTGAATTCGAGTAAAACGCTATCGGAAATGCGTGAGCTAGCAAATTCATTGGGGACGATGGCTCCTTTGGTCGCGGAAAACGGTGGTTTGCTTGTTGTTCATGAGGATGCTGGCTTACTCAATAAAGATGACGCCTTGGTGCGTTCGGGGCGATATTTGATCGAGGTTAACGGCTTGTCGCGTGATGAGATCTTAGCGCAGGCGCATGCCTTGCGGGAGAAATTCGAATATCAATTTTCTGGCTTTGCGGACTGGTCGGCAGAGCAGGTGTGCGAGCATACGGGGCTGGAGCTTGGTATGGCTGAGCGCTCATTGGAGCGGCATGCCACAGAGCCGATCCTCTGGCGGGATACGTCAGAGCGTTTAGTTGAGTTTACCGAGGCATTAGCTAAGGAGGATATTCGTATCTTGCGAGGTGGGCGTTTCTTACACTTGATGGGTATGGCGGATAAGGCGGATGGTATGAATGCTGCCTTGAATTTATATAAAAAGCAGAAGCCTAACACCGAGTGGTTGGTTGTGGCTGTCGGTGATAGCGCGAACGATTTAGCGATGCTAGAAGCTGCTGATATTGCGGTAGTCATTCCACATGAGGATGGGCCGCATATCCAACCAAAGGCAGCGCGTGTGATATATGCCACTGCGCCATCCGCTGTCGGGTGGAATGAGGCAATTTTAACGATTATTAAAGAAGCGGTCAGATAA
- a CDS encoding phosphatase PAP2 family protein: protein MHTRLASLALISTAAILLSGCHSSKPKTKMFSWDRAPAAFSRAIKDPVVIVGALGSGALMATDYDEDISDWASDNTPIFGSESAADDWSDYLDGALELEWLATSLLIDDPQYQPYQKFIGQGSALLATSATTGVLKETVKRERPDGDNDKSFPSGHTSNAFAAATLNNYNLQHSNMSQGKLRMAQYGNLALASGVAWSRVEADRHHLGDVMFGAALGRFTAIFINDVIFGLPEDGDVQIEANLGAEEQTLGLSFRY from the coding sequence ATGCACACACGCCTAGCTTCCCTCGCACTTATCTCTACCGCAGCCATACTCCTTAGCGGCTGCCACAGCTCGAAACCCAAAACAAAAATGTTTAGCTGGGACCGTGCACCCGCAGCCTTCAGCCGTGCGATAAAAGACCCCGTCGTCATTGTTGGCGCATTAGGATCCGGCGCACTCATGGCGACCGACTACGACGAAGACATCTCAGACTGGGCATCAGATAACACCCCGATATTCGGCAGTGAAAGCGCCGCGGACGATTGGAGCGACTACCTCGACGGAGCACTCGAGCTCGAATGGCTCGCCACGTCGCTATTGATCGACGACCCACAATATCAACCCTATCAAAAATTCATAGGGCAAGGCTCCGCACTTCTAGCAACCAGCGCCACGACTGGCGTGCTCAAAGAAACCGTCAAACGCGAGCGCCCAGACGGAGACAACGACAAGAGCTTCCCCTCAGGACACACCAGCAACGCTTTTGCCGCCGCCACACTCAATAATTACAACCTGCAGCACTCAAACATGAGCCAAGGCAAACTCAGGATGGCTCAATATGGTAACCTCGCCCTCGCCTCTGGAGTGGCGTGGTCTCGCGTCGAAGCCGACCGCCATCACCTAGGCGACGTCATGTTCGGCGCAGCACTCGGCCGCTTCACCGCAATTTTCATCAATGATGTCATCTTTGGCCTCCCCGAAGATGGCGATGTGCAAATCGAAGCCAACCTAGGAGCCGAAGAGCAGACACTTGGCTTAAGCTTCCGTTATTAA
- a CDS encoding RimK/LysX family protein, giving the protein MLKYLLLLNLTLASCVSAPKESPSTKETVAPLATQEAPTTQPKQTPQQAPDPAAEELLTIGEAERLYVHEAEYAYDARIDTGATTCSIHAEDITHIERDGEKWVKFNLVNFDTNERIKRIEKVVRVVEIKQHGSKSASRYVVMLKVQLGDDTRLFEFSLADRSNYSYPMLVGRNLLRGIAVVDVSLSYTLPKPTQQSIAKSQAK; this is encoded by the coding sequence ATGCTTAAATACTTATTGCTCCTCAACCTGACACTAGCGTCCTGCGTTTCAGCGCCAAAAGAAAGTCCATCCACAAAGGAAACAGTAGCGCCCCTAGCTACACAGGAAGCACCGACCACTCAGCCAAAGCAGACCCCGCAACAGGCACCAGACCCTGCAGCCGAAGAGCTGCTCACAATCGGCGAGGCCGAGCGCCTCTACGTGCACGAAGCAGAATATGCCTACGATGCTCGAATAGACACAGGCGCCACCACATGCTCTATCCACGCAGAAGACATCACCCATATTGAGCGCGACGGCGAGAAATGGGTAAAATTTAACCTCGTCAATTTCGACACGAACGAACGCATCAAACGCATCGAAAAAGTCGTGCGTGTCGTTGAGATCAAGCAACACGGATCTAAATCCGCGAGTCGCTACGTCGTCATGCTGAAAGTGCAACTCGGCGACGACACGCGACTCTTTGAGTTCAGCCTAGCTGATCGCTCAAACTACAGCTATCCGATGCTTGTCGGCCGCAACCTACTTCGCGGCATAGCCGTCGTCGATGTCAGTCTGAGTTACACCCTTCCAAAGCCAACTCAACAATCCATCGCTAAGAGCCAAGCCAAATAA
- a CDS encoding RsmD family RNA methyltransferase, producing the protein MDISKVNVLRLKAMTAGEASGHPWVHLDALDLTDTTLPDGAAATLVATDGHVLGSGVFDRRHAAVAWRRFSWAEGVAFDETYVADALQEALGRRGDESCLRLICSDADYLPGLIVEKYADVLTITAETVAVDAHLDMIAELLKEHFSPLEIVFLNDCERRATYGLERSVRTMSGNNLKGRWVEIDEVNYRLDLMQSQKPRFYLDQREQHSLVGSLCEGRVVLDAFSHSGAFALQALRAGAEHVVATDLSEICVKAIGANAQRNECFIETIDCDAAAFLAERTVGDFDCIILDPPSEMAADIEALKQLHVSAFRCLPDGGVLATYCRSESIGLEAFECMVSVAAAEVGREGRIFARTGQPFDFPTLLNFPESNLLKGLILQVD; encoded by the coding sequence ATGGATATTTCAAAGGTAAACGTGCTGCGCTTAAAGGCAATGACTGCGGGCGAGGCTTCGGGGCACCCGTGGGTTCACCTGGATGCATTGGATCTAACGGATACGACGCTGCCAGATGGCGCGGCGGCGACTCTGGTCGCTACGGATGGCCATGTGCTCGGTAGTGGCGTTTTTGACCGCCGTCATGCGGCTGTAGCTTGGCGTCGTTTTAGTTGGGCTGAAGGTGTGGCATTTGATGAGACTTATGTGGCCGATGCATTACAGGAGGCGCTCGGGCGTCGCGGAGATGAGAGTTGTTTGCGACTAATCTGTTCCGATGCCGATTATTTACCAGGTCTGATTGTTGAGAAATATGCTGACGTGCTAACCATTACGGCAGAAACGGTCGCAGTAGACGCACATCTTGATATGATCGCGGAGTTGCTGAAAGAGCATTTCTCGCCGCTGGAAATAGTGTTCCTCAATGATTGCGAGCGCCGTGCAACTTATGGACTGGAGCGCAGTGTGCGCACCATGAGTGGCAATAATTTAAAGGGGCGTTGGGTCGAAATCGATGAGGTGAACTATCGCTTGGATTTGATGCAGTCGCAGAAGCCGCGCTTTTATTTGGATCAACGCGAGCAACATTCGCTGGTGGGGAGCTTGTGCGAGGGGCGTGTGGTGCTCGATGCCTTTTCGCACTCAGGTGCCTTTGCTCTGCAAGCCTTGCGGGCAGGCGCGGAGCATGTGGTGGCGACTGATCTTTCGGAAATCTGCGTGAAGGCGATTGGCGCAAATGCGCAGCGCAACGAATGCTTTATTGAGACGATTGACTGCGATGCAGCTGCCTTTTTGGCGGAGCGCACTGTCGGCGACTTTGACTGTATCATCCTCGATCCGCCGAGCGAGATGGCGGCAGATATTGAAGCGTTGAAGCAGTTACACGTCAGCGCATTTCGTTGCTTGCCTGACGGTGGCGTGTTGGCGACTTATTGCCGATCTGAGTCGATCGGACTCGAAGCTTTTGAATGTATGGTATCGGTCGCTGCCGCAGAAGTCGGCCGTGAAGGGCGTATTTTCGCACGCACGGGACAGCCGTTTGACTTCCCGACATTACTGAATTTTCCCGAGAGTAATTTGCTCAAGGGCTTGATTCTGCAAGTGGATTAA
- a CDS encoding LptF/LptG family permease, with the protein MSLIDRYILKEWAVGFALTLGVIVGILILQNMYDSLPDLLEIGASVGEVAFYYVLALPAYLPAILPIAFLVSLLFSLGTLHRNNEITAMRASGAGLFRITRSLWGAGLVLSGLLFYLTASLVPQSVERARTFFENLEYAALADDNTQAKELGLVYNLGFDNRKDGRLWFMDRFSERAWLGLGVNVHTRGADGQELNRISASEAYYDDTQRHWVFLNGRELMLDPETGDPLRTLQFKEKTFEAFDEDPTLMLALHKKPKSLSLFELRRIIETVPPEENPAVDAYLVRYYSLLAAPFSCLVVVGLAVPFAVSGVRTNPMIGISKCMGYFLVFYILMSVATILGDRQLIPALMAAWLPNVVMFGAAGWLYRQAR; encoded by the coding sequence ATGTCTTTGATTGATCGATATATTCTGAAGGAGTGGGCTGTTGGCTTCGCTCTCACGCTTGGTGTGATCGTCGGTATCTTGATCCTTCAAAATATGTATGACAGCTTGCCTGATCTGTTGGAGATCGGTGCCAGTGTGGGCGAAGTCGCTTTCTACTACGTGTTGGCATTGCCCGCTTATCTGCCTGCGATTCTACCTATTGCGTTTTTGGTGTCGCTATTGTTTTCGCTGGGCACACTGCATCGCAATAATGAGATCACCGCAATGCGTGCCTCTGGCGCCGGCTTATTTCGTATCACTCGCTCGCTCTGGGGTGCGGGCTTGGTGCTCTCCGGCTTGTTGTTTTATTTGACGGCTTCACTGGTGCCGCAGTCGGTGGAGCGTGCGCGCACGTTTTTTGAAAACCTTGAGTATGCTGCGCTAGCTGATGACAATACGCAGGCTAAGGAGTTAGGGCTCGTCTACAATTTGGGTTTCGATAATCGGAAGGACGGTCGCTTGTGGTTTATGGACCGATTCAGCGAGCGCGCATGGTTAGGGCTTGGCGTGAATGTGCACACGCGGGGGGCTGACGGTCAGGAGCTAAATCGGATTTCTGCAAGTGAAGCATATTACGATGATACACAGAGGCATTGGGTGTTTTTGAATGGGCGCGAGTTGATGCTCGACCCTGAGACCGGGGATCCCTTGCGCACCCTTCAATTTAAAGAAAAGACCTTTGAGGCGTTTGATGAAGATCCGACCCTCATGCTGGCGCTTCATAAGAAGCCCAAGTCGTTGTCTTTATTTGAGCTGCGCCGCATTATTGAGACGGTGCCACCAGAGGAGAATCCCGCTGTGGATGCCTATCTAGTGCGCTATTATTCTCTGCTAGCGGCGCCTTTTAGTTGCTTGGTCGTGGTCGGACTCGCCGTGCCGTTTGCTGTCTCTGGCGTGCGGACCAATCCGATGATCGGAATTTCAAAATGCATGGGGTATTTCTTGGTCTTTTATATACTCATGAGCGTTGCGACTATTTTGGGTGACCGGCAATTGATTCCCGCTCTTATGGCTGCATGGCTTCCGAATGTCGTGATGTTTGGTGCCGCGGGTTGGCTCTATCGCCAAGCACGCTAA
- a CDS encoding inactive transglutaminase family protein has product MNSKVQLRILIFILAAVGIGVMLTKHFQVGYPLIPKQQIPIWTIEAKVTFQATGDPVKVSLAVPGEQARFGILEETGSSHDYGFIPAGNDPKIAGFYRSVIWSKGQATGRQELYYRIDVYQKGRAEDVELHAPEVNPSEKYSEGQLGLAAQELITKAKQHSADAETFAGQLIQMLDNESNQNAQTLIASAPTDLQRAHLLNTLIIFGGYESHFIRALLLAETSTKQALEPMVILFDEDKLYAFVWGNPKPVKIENALAWQRGGPSLIEIEGGNNAKVEFSVVKQSLPASFVLEQASRQRENSITDFSLTSLSIEQQDSYRLLLTIPFGALIVVIMRNIIGIRTTGTFMPILLAMAFLRTDLGPGLILFVIVVSAGLTMRAYLSKLDLLLVPRISAVVVVVIGIMVGFGIVGGKFDLQIMQSVTLFPTIILSWTVERLSVLWEEDGPKEVGIQTLGSLVVAIMAYAAMGNPTLRYLVFVFPELLLVALAVILALGQYSGYRLSELMRFAPMVKDNKEGAA; this is encoded by the coding sequence ATGAATTCTAAAGTTCAACTTCGCATTCTTATCTTTATTTTGGCGGCCGTCGGGATCGGCGTCATGCTGACGAAACACTTTCAGGTAGGGTATCCACTGATTCCGAAGCAACAGATTCCAATCTGGACGATCGAAGCAAAGGTGACCTTCCAAGCCACCGGCGATCCCGTCAAAGTCAGTCTAGCCGTCCCTGGCGAACAAGCCCGCTTCGGCATACTCGAAGAAACAGGCTCCTCACATGACTACGGATTCATCCCCGCCGGCAATGATCCAAAGATCGCAGGCTTCTACCGCTCCGTCATTTGGTCCAAGGGTCAAGCAACAGGGAGGCAGGAGCTGTATTACCGCATCGACGTCTATCAAAAAGGCAGAGCCGAAGATGTTGAGCTGCACGCCCCAGAAGTGAACCCATCCGAGAAATATAGCGAAGGGCAACTGGGCCTCGCAGCCCAAGAACTCATCACCAAAGCCAAACAACACTCTGCCGATGCGGAAACCTTCGCCGGACAGTTGATACAAATGCTCGACAACGAGAGCAATCAAAACGCCCAGACACTCATCGCCTCCGCACCAACAGACCTACAACGCGCGCACTTGCTCAACACACTAATCATCTTTGGCGGCTACGAATCTCATTTCATTCGCGCGTTACTGCTTGCAGAAACCTCAACTAAGCAGGCGCTCGAGCCTATGGTCATCTTATTTGATGAAGACAAGCTATATGCCTTTGTTTGGGGCAACCCCAAGCCTGTTAAAATTGAGAATGCTCTGGCTTGGCAACGCGGCGGCCCCTCTTTGATCGAAATCGAAGGCGGCAATAATGCTAAAGTCGAGTTCTCTGTCGTGAAGCAATCGCTCCCCGCCAGCTTCGTGCTCGAACAAGCCTCTCGCCAACGCGAAAACAGTATCACCGACTTCTCTCTCACTTCCCTCTCCATTGAGCAACAGGACTCCTACCGACTATTACTCACAATTCCATTCGGTGCGCTGATCGTAGTGATCATGCGTAATATAATTGGCATCCGCACCACAGGCACGTTCATGCCGATCCTGTTGGCGATGGCCTTCCTTCGCACCGACCTCGGCCCAGGCCTCATTCTGTTCGTCATCGTCGTGAGCGCGGGACTCACCATGCGCGCCTATCTATCGAAACTCGACCTTCTACTCGTGCCACGCATTTCCGCCGTGGTCGTTGTGGTCATCGGCATCATGGTCGGCTTTGGTATAGTCGGGGGCAAGTTCGACTTACAAATCATGCAGTCCGTGACGCTCTTCCCCACCATCATTCTGTCATGGACGGTAGAACGCCTATCCGTGCTCTGGGAAGAAGACGGCCCCAAGGAAGTCGGGATTCAAACACTCGGCAGCCTCGTCGTCGCCATCATGGCCTATGCCGCTATGGGCAACCCGACCTTACGCTACTTAGTCTTCGTCTTCCCTGAGCTACTCCTCGTCGCACTCGCCGTCATCCTCGCACTTGGCCAATACTCCGGCTACCGCCTCTCCGAGCTCATGCGTTTCGCACCGATGGTGAAAGATAACAAGGAGGGAGCAGCGTGA
- a CDS encoding RimK/LysX family protein produces MKNTRTLALSLLIGLSALYSTACKTTCSDCSYNSSNRTIVGETAWIVIDGINHAIEARIDTGARTTSIHAIDMKIEGAAKDFDANVGKSISFTVVDATGKAFKMNSTISGVTTVRNAQGTEQRYSVPMTLSWSGISKPIEVNLRDRSAMTYKLLIGRDWLSTHFLCNVDIAEVKPQ; encoded by the coding sequence ATGAAAAACACACGCACACTCGCCCTCTCTTTACTCATCGGTCTCTCCGCACTCTACAGCACTGCCTGTAAAACCACCTGCTCTGACTGCAGCTACAACAGCTCTAACCGCACCATCGTAGGTGAAACCGCATGGATCGTAATCGACGGAATTAATCATGCCATCGAAGCCCGCATCGACACCGGCGCACGCACTACATCGATCCACGCCATCGACATGAAGATCGAAGGCGCAGCGAAGGATTTCGACGCTAATGTTGGCAAGTCCATAAGCTTCACCGTCGTCGATGCCACTGGCAAAGCATTTAAGATGAACTCCACGATCAGTGGCGTCACAACAGTGCGCAACGCACAAGGCACCGAGCAGCGCTACAGTGTGCCAATGACGCTAAGCTGGAGCGGCATCAGCAAACCAATCGAAGTCAACCTACGCGACCGCTCCGCGATGACCTACAAACTACTCATCGGCCGTGACTGGCTCTCGACTCACTTCCTTTGCAACGTCGATATCGCCGAAGTAAAGCCTCAATAA
- a CDS encoding alpha-L-glutamate ligase-like protein, producing MIENLFQWCRPSDLRKLGIAGMNKRNGEYIARYNPRALYPRVDDKLETKILANEFGLNVPELYGTVQYQSQVKLLGKMLEGHNSFVIKPSQGSAGKGILVILGREGDYFLKPNGDKLTLHDLQRHVSNTLSGLYSLGGRNDKAMIEYAIQFSDAFDGFSYQGVPDVRVVMFLGYPVMAMIRLSTEASDGKANLHQGAVGVGIDLVTGKALSAVQHGRPIDKHPDTGRALKELVVPQWNKLILLSSQCYEMSEMGYLGADIVLDKQLGPLILELNARPGLAIQVANNTGLMPRLEAVQNLTRAERIMASAQDRVDFAQKHFT from the coding sequence GTGATCGAGAATCTCTTCCAATGGTGCCGCCCAAGCGACTTGCGCAAGCTAGGCATCGCCGGGATGAATAAGCGAAATGGCGAATACATTGCCCGCTATAACCCGCGCGCACTGTATCCACGCGTCGACGACAAGCTAGAGACAAAAATACTCGCAAACGAGTTCGGCCTCAACGTGCCCGAGCTCTATGGCACCGTGCAGTATCAATCACAGGTTAAGCTACTGGGCAAGATGCTTGAAGGGCACAACAGCTTCGTCATAAAACCCAGCCAAGGCAGCGCAGGCAAAGGCATCCTAGTCATTCTGGGGCGCGAAGGTGACTACTTCCTCAAGCCCAACGGCGATAAACTCACACTGCACGACCTGCAGCGCCATGTAAGTAACACGCTCAGCGGACTCTACAGCCTCGGCGGTCGTAACGACAAGGCCATGATCGAATATGCGATCCAATTCAGTGACGCATTTGACGGTTTCTCCTACCAGGGTGTGCCCGACGTGCGCGTCGTCATGTTCCTCGGCTATCCAGTTATGGCCATGATACGTCTCTCAACCGAAGCCTCCGACGGCAAAGCGAACTTACACCAAGGCGCCGTCGGCGTGGGCATCGACCTCGTCACCGGCAAAGCCCTCAGCGCCGTGCAGCACGGGCGCCCCATCGACAAGCACCCTGATACCGGCCGCGCGCTCAAAGAACTCGTGGTCCCCCAATGGAACAAGCTCATCCTACTCTCCTCACAATGCTACGAAATGAGTGAAATGGGCTACCTCGGCGCCGACATCGTGCTCGATAAACAACTCGGCCCCTTAATCCTAGAGCTCAACGCCCGCCCAGGTCTAGCCATTCAAGTCGCCAACAACACCGGCCTGATGCCACGCTTAGAAGCCGTTCAGAACTTAACCCGTGCTGAACGCATCATGGCCTCTGCACAGGATCGCGTCGACTTCGCGCAAAAGCACTTCACATAA